TGTGCATTTTCCATCGCATAAGAGTGGTAACTTGCTTGCAGCATTTCAACATCGTTGAAGTAGTCGCCAAAGCTCATCGTCTCTTCATAACTAAAACCTAACTCGTTTTGTAGGTGTTTAATTGCAGCGCCTTTTGATGCTGCTGAATTCATCACATCCAGCCAAATTTTTGCACTGATCACGACTTGTTGGCTGTCACCAAACTTCTCGTTGATCAGAGGGTGAACGTGTTCGGCAGAACCATCAAAATGACAAATTGCCACTTTAACAAATTCATCTTCGATAGTTAGAAGGTCATCAACGATTTCACAGCGATGATAATACTTACAGATTTCAGCGCGCGCTTTTGAGTCTTGTGTTTCAATATAAGCGGACTTCTTACCACAAAGTACAATGTGGGCACCTTCAACGAGTCGAGCTTGTTTGAGGATCTCGTGAATGGTCTCTTTCTCGATGGTGCAGCTATAAAGTTCCTTACCCTGATGCATCACTAATGTGCCATTTTCAGCAATAAACATCATGCGATCTTTCAGTGGTGCGAACGTTTCCATTAGGCTGTAATACTGACGACCAGATGCCGCCGCAAAGATAATATTATTTTGCTCTAATTGCTGATAAAGCGGGAAAAAGTCCGGATTTAATTGGCTATTTTCATCAAGTAAAGTGCCGTCCATATCGGCAGCAATGAATTTAATCGTAGTCTGTGGCATTGAGATTCTCATAAAGCTAAATTTGGTTGGCAATTGATGTCGATGGAGGAATTTAAAAACATTCGATCTCTCGTCTATAGTTGAACTAATGATATAGGCGAGCATATTGCTAAAGTGCGCGTATCTTAGCGTTTGTCGCTATAATTTTCACCATAAATAGCTCACTTATATCTCGTGAGTCCATTTAATAACCAAAGATTCTAACTAAAAATAAGAGCTAACCTTTTAACTTAAAAACCTGACCCAATATCTTGGTATGTCAGCTTCAAAATAGAAAAGGAAAATAGAATGGCTAATGAATACACACCACCTAAAATCTGGGTAAATGATTCAAGTGGCGGTAATAAATGGGCGAACATAAACAGCCCAGTATCAGGTGCAAGGCATGATCAAGATTTACCTGTAGGGAAGCATGCTTTGCAGCTTTACTCTCTTGGTACACCTAATGGTCAAAAAGTTACGATTCTATTAGAAGAGTTGTTAGCACTCGGAATTACTGAGGCGGAATACGATGCCTATCTGATCAATATTGGCGAAGGTGATCAGTTCTCATCTGGCTTTGTGGATGTGAATCCAAACTCAAAAATTCCAGCACTACTGGATAAATCAGGCGATGAAGACGTTAATGTATTCGAATCTGCATCTATCCTTGTTCATCTGGCTGAGAAGTTTGGCCATTTCTTGCCAAAAGAGGGCAGTGCGAGAACCCAAGTGTTTAATTGGTTGTTTTGGGTTCAAGGTTC
Above is a window of Vibrio cortegadensis DNA encoding:
- a CDS encoding Cof-type HAD-IIB family hydrolase, with translation MPQTTIKFIAADMDGTLLDENSQLNPDFFPLYQQLEQNNIIFAAASGRQYYSLMETFAPLKDRMMFIAENGTLVMHQGKELYSCTIEKETIHEILKQARLVEGAHIVLCGKKSAYIETQDSKARAEICKYYHRCEIVDDLLTIEDEFVKVAICHFDGSAEHVHPLINEKFGDSQQVVISAKIWLDVMNSAASKGAAIKHLQNELGFSYEETMSFGDYFNDVEMLQASYHSYAMENAHEGVKKHARFSAPSNREAGVFQVLSALLK
- the yghU gene encoding glutathione-dependent disulfide-bond oxidoreductase; translation: MANEYTPPKIWVNDSSGGNKWANINSPVSGARHDQDLPVGKHALQLYSLGTPNGQKVTILLEELLALGITEAEYDAYLINIGEGDQFSSGFVDVNPNSKIPALLDKSGDEDVNVFESASILVHLAEKFGHFLPKEGSARTQVFNWLFWVQGSAPLLGGGFGHFYSYADEKLEYPINRFSMEVKRQLDVLDKQLAKTTYVAGEEYSIADMGIWPWYGNLVLGNIYDAAEFLQVDSYTNVVRWAKMLEKREGVQRGRTINRSWGEEWEQVPERHSAEDIDKVLALRS